A stretch of Mesorhizobium sp. M2A.F.Ca.ET.046.03.2.1 DNA encodes these proteins:
- a CDS encoding HD family hydrolase, which translates to MAADRAGAPPRAWQRMLSGRRLDLLDPSPLDIEIADIAHGLARVARWNGQTSGDHAFSVAQHSLLVEALYGELAPRATAEARLAALLHDAPEYVIGDMISPFKSVMGGSYKDCELRLQRAIHLRFSLPAELAASLRKDIKRADQIAAYFEATLLAGFSTAEATEYFGRPRGFSADRFDLTPKSVTWAQTAFLKRFKTLDAMRQSSFVANSAI; encoded by the coding sequence ATGGCGGCCGACCGGGCCGGCGCGCCGCCGCGCGCCTGGCAACGCATGCTTTCGGGACGGCGGCTCGACCTTCTCGACCCCTCGCCGCTCGACATCGAGATCGCCGACATCGCCCATGGGCTCGCCCGCGTCGCCCGCTGGAACGGCCAGACCAGCGGCGACCATGCCTTCTCCGTCGCACAGCACTCGCTGCTGGTCGAGGCGCTCTATGGCGAGTTGGCACCGCGGGCCACGGCGGAGGCGCGGCTCGCCGCGCTGCTGCACGATGCGCCGGAATATGTCATCGGCGACATGATCTCGCCGTTCAAATCGGTGATGGGCGGCTCCTATAAGGATTGCGAGCTGCGCCTGCAGCGCGCGATCCATCTGCGTTTCTCGCTGCCGGCGGAGCTCGCCGCCTCCTTGCGCAAGGACATCAAGCGCGCCGACCAGATCGCCGCCTATTTCGAGGCAACGCTGCTGGCCGGCTTTTCGACGGCGGAAGCGACCGAGTATTTCGGCCGCCCGCGCGGCTTCTCCGCCGACCGCTTCGACCTCACGCCCAAATCCGTCACTTGGGCGCAAACGGCTTTCCTCAAGCGTTTCAAGACACTGGATGCCATGCGCCAGTCTTCGTTCGTCGCCAATTCGGCCATTTGA
- a CDS encoding EAL domain-containing protein: MPGVHVKTASTAGKRRTAAIGPARRIANELRAQNERFAAAVENMSHGLCMFDADERMIICNRNYIDLFRLDAKVVKPGIRYFDILQHSVDVGVASQSAEELHAIRKPYIDGAKPSTYEEVLSDGRIIVISHRPIAVGGWVSIYEDVTERRRAEAELKEQHRRFDAALANMSQGLLMYSAEGRLIVRNQRFLDLCNAKAADFTLGMTHRQMLEKLVALGIFVPVEVDIEVEKAKAALDAGQPRSSYRELVDGRTLFVLRRPLAGGGWVATFEDVTERRRVEERMTHLAHHDTLTNLPNRSMFREKLDQALGEAKAKPLAILSLDLDRFKAVNDTFGHPAGDWLLKCVAKRLQHAVRGSKDVVARFGGDEFAIIQSGIKSAADAEKLAKRIVEIVGKPYRDKGREMHVGVSLGIALHPGDGHDADTLLTNADMALYQGKSEGRNVYRFFEPGMDALMRERRALEADLEAAVSKREFELDFQPILNIGSGEIVGAEALMRWRSPSRGLVSPENFIAAAEETGLIVQLGDWALRKACSVAAHWPPEMRMAVNVSAAQIKSGGFARSVISALAFSGLPANRLELEITETVMMDESDAVLRTLSQLRGLGVRIALDDFGTGYSSLGYLRRFPVDKIKIDRSFIRDLDRRDTAAIVRTVIGLGAELGVIVTAEGVETEAQLDMLRKAGCGEAQGYLIGVPAKAADMSRLLRSPALLRQSV, translated from the coding sequence ATGCCTGGCGTTCATGTCAAGACGGCTTCCACCGCCGGCAAGCGAAGAACGGCCGCTATCGGTCCGGCACGGCGGATTGCGAACGAATTACGGGCCCAGAACGAGCGTTTCGCGGCCGCCGTCGAGAACATGTCGCATGGGCTATGCATGTTCGACGCCGATGAGCGGATGATCATCTGCAACCGCAATTACATCGATCTCTTCCGCCTCGACGCCAAGGTGGTGAAGCCTGGCATCCGATACTTCGACATTCTGCAGCACAGCGTCGATGTCGGCGTCGCCTCGCAAAGCGCCGAAGAACTCCATGCTATCCGGAAGCCCTATATCGACGGCGCCAAGCCTTCGACCTACGAGGAAGTCCTGTCCGACGGGCGCATCATCGTCATTTCCCATCGGCCCATCGCCGTCGGCGGCTGGGTTTCGATCTATGAGGACGTGACCGAGCGGCGGCGAGCCGAGGCGGAGCTGAAGGAGCAGCACCGCCGGTTCGACGCTGCTTTGGCCAACATGTCGCAGGGCCTGTTGATGTACAGCGCCGAGGGCCGCCTGATCGTCCGCAACCAGCGCTTCCTGGATCTTTGCAACGCGAAGGCTGCCGATTTCACGCTCGGCATGACGCACCGTCAGATGCTGGAGAAACTCGTGGCTCTCGGCATCTTCGTGCCTGTTGAAGTCGACATAGAGGTGGAAAAGGCGAAGGCGGCCCTGGACGCGGGCCAGCCGCGCTCGAGCTATCGCGAACTGGTCGACGGCCGAACGCTCTTCGTCCTGCGGCGGCCGCTCGCCGGCGGCGGCTGGGTGGCGACCTTCGAGGACGTGACCGAGCGGCGCCGCGTCGAGGAGCGCATGACGCATCTTGCGCATCACGACACGCTGACAAACCTGCCCAACCGCTCGATGTTTCGCGAGAAGCTGGACCAGGCGCTTGGCGAGGCCAAGGCCAAGCCGCTGGCGATCCTCTCGCTCGACCTCGACCGCTTCAAGGCCGTCAACGACACGTTCGGCCACCCGGCCGGGGACTGGCTGCTGAAATGCGTCGCCAAGCGGCTGCAGCATGCCGTGCGCGGCAGCAAGGACGTGGTCGCCCGCTTCGGCGGCGACGAGTTCGCCATCATCCAGTCCGGCATCAAGAGCGCCGCCGACGCCGAAAAGCTTGCCAAGCGCATCGTCGAGATCGTCGGCAAGCCCTATCGCGACAAGGGACGCGAAATGCATGTGGGCGTGAGCCTGGGCATCGCGCTCCATCCCGGTGACGGGCACGATGCCGACACGCTGCTCACCAATGCCGACATGGCGCTCTACCAGGGCAAGAGCGAAGGTCGCAACGTCTATCGCTTCTTCGAGCCGGGCATGGATGCCCTGATGCGGGAGCGCCGCGCGCTTGAGGCGGATCTTGAAGCAGCCGTTTCCAAGCGCGAGTTCGAGCTCGATTTCCAGCCGATCCTCAACATCGGCTCCGGCGAAATTGTCGGCGCGGAAGCCCTGATGCGCTGGCGCTCGCCATCGCGCGGCCTGGTGTCGCCGGAAAACTTCATCGCCGCCGCCGAGGAGACCGGACTGATCGTGCAGCTCGGCGATTGGGCGCTTCGCAAGGCTTGCAGCGTGGCCGCCCATTGGCCGCCGGAGATGCGCATGGCCGTCAACGTCTCGGCCGCACAGATCAAGAGCGGCGGCTTCGCCCGCAGCGTGATCTCGGCGCTCGCCTTTTCGGGCCTGCCGGCCAACCGCCTGGAACTCGAAATCACCGAAACAGTGATGATGGACGAAAGCGACGCGGTGCTGAGGACGCTCAGCCAATTGCGCGGTCTCGGCGTGCGCATCGCGCTCGACGATTTTGGCACCGGCTATTCCTCGCTCGGCTACCTCCGGCGCTTTCCAGTCGACAAGATCAAGATCGACCGCTCCTTCATCCGCGACCTCGACAGGCGCGACACGGCGGCGATCGTGCGCACCGTGATCGGTCTCGGCGCCGAGCTCGGCGTCATCGTCACCGCCGAAGGCGTCGAGACCGAAGCGCAGCTCGACATGCTGCGCAAGGCCGGCTGCGGCGAGGCGCAAGGCTATCTCATCGGCGTGCCGGCCAAAGCGGCCGACATGAGCCGGCTGCTGCGTTCGCCGGCGCTGCTGCGCCAGTCAGTCTGA
- a CDS encoding fatty acid desaturase family protein has protein sequence MNAIDHHETVDHRQVIASLTNEERGRLTGKSDGPGLVQFALHLGAITVLGALIAAKVPFWPVLMLPQGILIIFLFTLLHETVHRTAFETQWLNDVVARFCSLAIALPADWFRYFHFAHHRFTQDPENDPELAFPKPETMRQYIVHVSGLPVWWGHFKTLYTNAMGRCRDSYVPPKGLPKVKAEARAMIAFYLVLLALAVWFKASVLLTVWIVPALLGQPFLRLYLLAEHGRCPFVANMLENTRTTLTNCFVRKLAWNMPYHAEHHAYPGVPFHQLPEFHRLIERHLKVVEPGYVSFHEKYNETLR, from the coding sequence ATGAACGCAATCGATCATCACGAAACCGTCGACCATCGCCAGGTGATCGCCTCGCTGACGAATGAGGAGCGCGGGCGGCTGACCGGCAAATCGGATGGGCCGGGCCTTGTCCAGTTCGCGCTCCATCTCGGGGCGATCACCGTCCTTGGCGCGCTGATCGCGGCCAAGGTGCCGTTCTGGCCGGTCCTGATGCTGCCCCAGGGCATCCTGATCATCTTCCTGTTCACCCTGCTGCATGAAACCGTGCACCGGACGGCATTCGAAACGCAATGGCTGAACGATGTGGTCGCGCGCTTCTGCAGCCTGGCGATCGCGCTGCCGGCGGACTGGTTCCGCTACTTCCATTTCGCCCATCACCGCTTCACTCAGGATCCGGAAAACGATCCGGAGCTGGCCTTCCCGAAGCCCGAGACGATGCGGCAATACATCGTCCACGTCTCAGGGCTGCCCGTGTGGTGGGGCCACTTCAAGACGCTCTACACCAATGCGATGGGGCGCTGCCGGGACAGCTACGTGCCGCCGAAGGGGCTGCCGAAGGTGAAGGCCGAGGCGCGGGCGATGATCGCCTTCTATCTCGTTCTGCTGGCGCTCGCGGTGTGGTTCAAGGCGTCGGTGCTGCTCACTGTCTGGATCGTGCCCGCGCTGCTCGGCCAACCGTTCCTCAGGCTCTATTTGCTCGCCGAGCACGGCCGCTGTCCCTTCGTCGCCAACATGCTGGAAAACACCCGCACGACGCTGACCAACTGTTTCGTGCGCAAGCTCGCCTGGAACATGCCTTACCATGCCGAGCACCACGCCTATCCCGGCGTCCCGTTCCACCAGCTGCCGGAATTCCACCGGCTGATCGAGCGCCATCTCAAAGTGGTCGAGCCCGGCTATGTGAGCTTCCACGAGAAGTACAACGAGACGCTGCGCTAA
- a CDS encoding LysR substrate-binding domain-containing protein, with the protein MVALPSLRGLQAFEAAARTGSFAAAAEELSISAAAVSQLIRTVEEQMGRQLFHRINRRAVLTEAGVEMLPRLSMAFREIGSVARDVSGDAFRPRLVISVPPSMAMGWLSERLAGFVASHGAADISLRGDDDPVPFDHELVDIRLSYGPHYREHPTEEIARDAVYPVCAPTLASTNSENLAGLPLIHTDWGPTGASFPSWRNWFEASGSEPGRAAQRGLSANSSRAALDLAISGLGVALAQGIYCAQALEDGKLVRAAAQSLELRQPYCLTIPERSARRDAVAAFREWLVEECRRAVGSPALGVAAQRRL; encoded by the coding sequence ATGGTCGCCCTTCCCTCCTTGCGTGGACTTCAGGCCTTCGAAGCGGCGGCGCGCACAGGCAGCTTTGCCGCCGCGGCGGAGGAACTGTCGATCTCGGCAGCGGCCGTTAGCCAGCTCATCCGCACCGTCGAGGAGCAGATGGGACGACAACTGTTCCACCGCATCAACCGGCGGGCCGTGCTGACCGAGGCCGGGGTAGAGATGCTGCCGCGGCTCAGCATGGCCTTCCGGGAAATCGGCAGCGTCGCGCGCGATGTCAGCGGCGACGCGTTCCGGCCGAGGCTCGTGATCTCAGTGCCGCCTTCCATGGCGATGGGCTGGCTTTCCGAGCGGCTCGCCGGCTTCGTCGCATCCCATGGCGCCGCCGATATATCGCTAAGAGGCGACGACGATCCGGTGCCCTTCGATCATGAATTGGTCGACATCCGGCTCTCTTACGGTCCTCATTATCGGGAGCATCCGACCGAGGAAATCGCCAGGGATGCCGTCTATCCCGTTTGCGCACCGACACTGGCCTCAACCAATAGCGAAAACCTTGCTGGCCTGCCGCTGATCCACACCGATTGGGGACCGACCGGCGCGTCCTTTCCATCCTGGCGCAACTGGTTCGAGGCGTCGGGAAGCGAGCCCGGCCGTGCGGCGCAGCGCGGCCTTTCGGCCAACTCCTCGCGTGCAGCACTCGATCTCGCCATTTCAGGGCTGGGCGTGGCGCTGGCGCAAGGCATCTATTGCGCGCAAGCGCTGGAGGATGGCAAACTGGTGCGGGCCGCCGCGCAGTCCTTGGAACTGCGCCAGCCCTATTGCCTGACGATCCCCGAACGCAGCGCGAGGCGCGATGCCGTTGCGGCGTTCCGGGAATGGCTGGTCGAGGAATGCCGGCGCGCCGTCGGATCGCCGGCGCTGGGCGTTGCTGCTCAGCGTCGTCTTTGA
- a CDS encoding DUF3303 family protein, whose translation MLFFVIEDFHGSDRKEIYRRFRDKGRLKPDELVVHHSWIASDMSRCFMLVEADDATVLQRWVIEWADLVEFEIVPVASSKDMVVALAGHL comes from the coding sequence ATGCTGTTCTTCGTGATCGAGGATTTTCACGGTTCGGACCGCAAGGAAATCTACCGCCGTTTCCGCGACAAGGGCCGGCTGAAGCCGGATGAACTCGTGGTGCATCACAGCTGGATCGCGAGTGACATGAGCCGCTGCTTCATGCTGGTCGAAGCCGATGACGCGACGGTGCTGCAGCGCTGGGTCATCGAATGGGCGGATCTCGTGGAGTTCGAGATCGTTCCCGTAGCCAGCAGCAAGGACATGGTGGTTGCGCTGGCCGGGCATCTCTGA
- a CDS encoding RimK family protein — translation MTWVILTGRQNDLDQVATPHKIITNRDYLAHPALFRGQRPKVINLSNNYGYQSRGYYASLLAGSRGHRVIPTVETMIDLSERKLYEHALPELELALNKCRKDLGGIFPAKVAIFFGIGPSKVWDRFAKLLFDWFRAPALEVHIKDSAEWASIRKIGFLPLARMTEDEEELFLQCLETYTNREWRDTKGRTPARYTFATLVDPHEELPPSEISSLRYWARIAEKMGVEVEPITRKDLAKLANYDALFIRETTSISNHTYRFARRAQQEGMPVIDDPLSMIRCTNKVYLNELMTYNKVPVPPTVMIAGTSDSEVAAQTLGFPLVLKIPDSSFSRGVKKCENMAELTKLATEWLEDSDLLIAQKFIPTEYDWRVGVLGGQPLFAVHYLMAKKHWQIVNHKASGKPDQGGIKTFTLKQTPPHVVETAVRAAKCIGDGLYGVDLKETTDGVFVIEVNDNPNLDHGWEDSGEKDELWVRLTQWFLERLERPEK, via the coding sequence ATGACCTGGGTAATCCTCACGGGCAGGCAGAACGATCTCGATCAGGTGGCCACACCCCACAAGATCATCACCAACCGCGACTATCTCGCGCATCCGGCGCTGTTCCGCGGCCAGCGGCCGAAAGTGATCAACCTGTCGAACAATTACGGCTATCAGAGCCGCGGCTACTACGCTTCGCTGCTGGCCGGTTCGCGCGGCCATAGGGTGATCCCAACCGTCGAGACGATGATCGACCTGTCCGAGCGCAAGCTCTACGAGCACGCGCTGCCGGAACTCGAGCTTGCCTTGAACAAATGCCGCAAGGACCTCGGCGGGATTTTTCCGGCGAAGGTCGCGATCTTCTTCGGCATCGGCCCGTCGAAAGTCTGGGACCGTTTCGCCAAGCTGTTGTTCGACTGGTTCCGCGCGCCGGCGCTGGAGGTGCACATCAAGGACAGCGCCGAATGGGCCTCGATCCGCAAGATCGGCTTCCTGCCGCTCGCCCGCATGACCGAAGACGAGGAAGAGCTCTTCCTGCAATGCCTGGAGACCTATACCAACCGCGAATGGCGCGACACCAAGGGCCGCACGCCGGCGCGCTATACTTTTGCGACGCTGGTCGACCCGCATGAGGAATTGCCGCCGTCGGAGATTTCCTCATTGCGCTATTGGGCGCGGATCGCCGAGAAGATGGGCGTCGAAGTCGAGCCGATCACCAGGAAGGACCTCGCCAAGCTCGCAAATTACGACGCGCTGTTCATCCGCGAGACCACGTCGATCTCCAACCACACCTACCGCTTCGCGCGCCGCGCCCAGCAGGAAGGCATGCCGGTGATCGACGACCCGCTGTCGATGATCCGCTGCACCAACAAGGTCTATCTCAACGAGCTGATGACCTACAACAAGGTGCCGGTGCCGCCGACGGTGATGATCGCCGGCACCTCCGACTCCGAAGTGGCGGCGCAGACGCTTGGCTTCCCGCTGGTGCTGAAGATACCGGATTCGTCCTTCTCGCGCGGCGTCAAGAAATGCGAGAACATGGCGGAGCTCACCAAGCTCGCGACGGAGTGGCTGGAAGATTCCGATCTCCTGATCGCGCAGAAATTCATCCCGACCGAATATGACTGGCGCGTCGGCGTGCTCGGCGGCCAGCCGCTGTTTGCCGTGCATTACCTGATGGCAAAGAAGCACTGGCAGATCGTCAACCACAAGGCCAGCGGCAAGCCCGACCAGGGCGGCATCAAGACCTTTACACTGAAGCAGACGCCGCCGCATGTCGTCGAGACGGCTGTGCGGGCGGCAAAATGCATAGGCGACGGCCTCTACGGCGTCGACCTCAAGGAGACCACGGACGGGGTCTTCGTCATCGAGGTCAACGACAATCCCAATCTCGATCATGGCTGGGAGGATTCCGGCGAGAAGGACGAGCTCTGGGTGCGGCTGACGCAGTGGTTCCTGGAACGTCTGGAGCGGCCGGAGAAGTAG
- a CDS encoding GNAT family N-acetyltransferase/peptidase C39 family protein — MPAEIRKARASDVDDLAAIEKAVFPGDRLSRRSFRQFIERETAEMLVAENEGRVAGYAVVLFRKGSGVARLYSIAVGPFFGRLGIGRLLLAAAEEAAFEHDRLLLRLEVREDNDRAIRIYEQAGYRKLGREPDYYEDGATALRYEKTLRGDTPTATKVPFYQQTCEFTCGPCCLMMAMANFHRGFVPDPVMEIRLWREATTVFMMSGPGGCEPFGLAVAGYESGLAAEIFVSFYGALFLQSVRSEDKRRVMELAQVDFRRRAELYGIPVNYRPFSIGDIRQALADGKLVLVLVSGFLMFGKKVPHWVLAIGDDGDHILIHDPWVEDERQETILDAANIPVPYDIFMNMAQFGRDGLRAAITLGKR, encoded by the coding sequence ATGCCTGCCGAGATCCGCAAGGCCCGCGCGTCAGACGTCGATGACCTCGCCGCCATCGAGAAGGCTGTTTTTCCGGGCGACAGGCTCTCGCGCCGCTCCTTCCGCCAGTTCATCGAACGCGAAACCGCCGAGATGCTGGTGGCCGAGAACGAGGGCCGGGTCGCCGGTTATGCGGTGGTGCTGTTTCGCAAGGGCAGCGGCGTCGCGCGGCTCTATTCCATCGCTGTCGGTCCCTTTTTCGGCCGGCTCGGTATCGGCCGGCTCCTGCTCGCGGCCGCAGAAGAGGCGGCCTTCGAGCACGACCGGCTGTTGCTGCGCCTCGAAGTGCGCGAGGACAATGATCGCGCCATCCGCATCTATGAGCAGGCCGGCTATCGGAAACTGGGCCGCGAGCCCGACTATTACGAGGATGGCGCGACCGCGCTGCGCTATGAAAAGACGCTGCGCGGCGACACGCCCACGGCAACCAAAGTGCCGTTCTACCAGCAGACCTGCGAGTTCACCTGCGGCCCTTGCTGCCTGATGATGGCGATGGCGAATTTCCACCGGGGCTTCGTGCCCGATCCGGTCATGGAAATCCGCCTGTGGCGCGAGGCGACCACGGTCTTCATGATGTCGGGTCCGGGCGGCTGCGAGCCTTTCGGCCTGGCCGTCGCCGGCTATGAGAGCGGGCTTGCCGCCGAGATATTCGTCTCCTTCTACGGCGCGCTGTTCCTGCAGTCGGTGAGGAGCGAGGACAAGCGCCGCGTGATGGAGCTCGCCCAGGTCGATTTCCGCCGCCGCGCCGAACTCTACGGCATCCCCGTCAACTACCGTCCGTTCAGCATCGGCGATATCCGCCAAGCTCTCGCCGACGGCAAGCTGGTGCTGGTGCTGGTCAGCGGATTCCTTATGTTCGGCAAGAAGGTGCCGCATTGGGTGCTGGCCATCGGCGACGATGGCGACCATATCCTGATCCACGACCCATGGGTCGAGGATGAAAGGCAGGAAACCATACTCGATGCCGCGAACATTCCAGTGCCCTACGACATCTTCATGAATATGGCGCAGTTCGGCCGCGACGGCCTGCGCGCCGCCATCACTCTGGGAAAACGCTGA
- a CDS encoding anti-sigma factor: MTRRDFSERDIHMALDGELPGEERMAYDAWLEANPEMKAKSARYIADRAAMRSAFAGVMDEPVPARLRQVVLGEAPAKASAWRSRWWLSAAAAVMLAVGGLGGYVAGVDSIARGGEGDDQLAEQAIAAHVTYAAEKRHAVEVPASDKDHLQTWLSNRVGLKLVAPDLAAEGFQLVGGRLLPAGEQGKAAMLLYEDAKGERISLYVTADSSETSKGTYAAETGGPEAVYWLDKGYACAVVGSLPPERLSDVAKSAYGQLVAGISS; encoded by the coding sequence ATGACCCGCCGCGATTTTTCCGAACGCGATATCCATATGGCCCTCGACGGCGAGCTGCCGGGCGAGGAGCGCATGGCTTACGATGCCTGGCTCGAGGCCAATCCCGAGATGAAGGCGAAGTCCGCGCGCTACATTGCCGACCGCGCCGCCATGCGCTCCGCCTTCGCGGGCGTGATGGACGAGCCGGTGCCGGCGAGGCTGCGGCAGGTCGTGCTTGGCGAGGCGCCTGCAAAAGCATCGGCCTGGCGCTCGCGCTGGTGGCTGTCGGCTGCCGCTGCCGTGATGCTAGCGGTCGGCGGGCTCGGCGGCTATGTCGCCGGCGTCGACAGCATCGCCCGTGGCGGCGAAGGCGACGACCAGCTCGCCGAGCAGGCAATCGCCGCCCATGTTACCTACGCTGCCGAGAAGCGCCACGCCGTCGAAGTCCCGGCGAGCGACAAGGACCATCTCCAGACCTGGCTGTCGAACCGCGTCGGGCTGAAGCTGGTCGCGCCCGATCTTGCGGCCGAGGGCTTCCAGCTGGTCGGCGGCCGGCTGCTGCCGGCTGGTGAGCAAGGCAAGGCGGCAATGCTGCTCTACGAGGATGCCAAGGGCGAGCGCATCTCGCTCTACGTCACCGCCGACTCGTCGGAGACATCGAAGGGCACCTACGCGGCCGAGACGGGCGGACCGGAAGCAGTCTATTGGCTCGACAAGGGCTACGCCTGCGCGGTCGTCGGCTCGTTGCCGCCGGAGCGCCTGTCGGACGTCGCAAAGAGCGCCTATGGCCAGCTCGTGGCCGGCATATCGAGCTGA
- a CDS encoding RNA polymerase sigma factor encodes MDDKKAAILSEIPRLRRYARSLLRDRDSADDLVQDCLERALVRLDNWQTGESPRRWLFTIMHHLFIDQMRKVNRRGEAAMLPLEAGEAQAAPAEQVETIASREIMDALQAISPDRRAALVMVAIEGFSYAEAANILGVPAGTLMSRIARGREELRGLLDDTSRRRSIRIVEK; translated from the coding sequence ATGGACGACAAGAAGGCAGCGATCCTGAGCGAAATACCGCGGTTGCGGCGCTATGCGCGCTCGTTGCTGCGCGACCGCGATTCCGCCGACGACCTTGTCCAGGACTGCCTGGAGCGGGCGCTTGTGCGGCTCGACAACTGGCAGACTGGAGAAAGCCCCCGGAGGTGGCTGTTTACGATCATGCATCACTTGTTCATCGACCAGATGCGCAAGGTCAACCGGCGCGGCGAGGCGGCGATGCTGCCTCTCGAAGCCGGTGAGGCCCAAGCCGCGCCCGCCGAGCAGGTCGAGACCATCGCCTCGCGCGAGATCATGGATGCCCTGCAGGCGATCAGCCCCGATCGCCGCGCGGCGTTGGTGATGGTCGCCATCGAGGGCTTTTCCTATGCCGAGGCCGCCAACATCCTTGGCGTGCCGGCCGGCACGCTGATGTCGCGCATCGCGCGTGGCCGCGAGGAACTGCGGGGATTGCTCGACGACACATCGCGCCGCCGCTCGATAAGGATCGTCGAGAAATGA